From a region of the Toxotes jaculatrix isolate fToxJac2 chromosome 7, fToxJac2.pri, whole genome shotgun sequence genome:
- the sgsm1a gene encoding small G protein signaling modulator 1 isoform X2 has translation MATIMAEAETRQRLLRTVKKEVKQIMEEAVTRKFVHEDSSHIVSFCAAVEACVLHGLKRRAAGFLRSNKIAALFMKVGKSFAPAEELCRKAQELEQIIETKRSQSLQSQDSLRKMPRLPSLTPQGVKNLWIRTALFEKVLDKIVLYLVENSSKYYEKEAVLMDPVDGPILASLLVGPCALEYTKMKTADHFWTDPSADELVQRHRIHGGHSRQDSPTKRPALCIQKRHSSSSMDERPSPSPSAREYVESLHQNSRATLLFGKNNVLVQPRDDMEAIPGYLSLHQTADIMTLKWTPNQLMNGSVGDLDYERSVYWDYAMTIPLGEIVYLHCHQQVDSGGTVVLVSQDGIQRPPLRFPRGGHLLQFLSCLENGLLPHGQLDPPLWSQRGKGKVFPKLRKRVPQGSGSSDSVSDKEEDEATDYVFRILFPNSQSEFVTVTHPPRLTSSLSLQLSGYSRSKTGTLVVPKRSCSCPEESPSLIGSILTPPDLMDQGATMWHPTLRKSSCSSCSQGSFSDGAMPKGCNHERTPLKLLCDNMKYQIISRAFYGWLAYCRHLSTVRTHLSALVNHTIVAPDVPCDAYKGLTTEVWQTFLQDCTAYEEQELLRLVYFGGVDPSLRKEVWPFLLGHYQFGMSEDERKEVDEQVRVCYQQTMCEWLGCEEIVRQREKEQHAAALAKCSSGASMDSSSQKMIHHDSTVSNESQSSQSSDRQSLARLQSDSSSSTQVFESVEEVDQIETEPKTEETKQVPKMPNGALQNGTSSPDSGHPSSRNFSVTSGLSDGSLSTEDSAAPDTTPRSAAVPQSSQSPVKPAGLEGEGLTEEMHSQEKAEGKDKEQEEGKASDVTVTAENIKAEVIDDNVTQPLKEGQVMADKETCLQPEKQENVEESEATKTEDTKIEDKGLDTDIKGVKSLESGETEREMSVEDATMVSAAATESKGDLAEQSLKKEGRIEETSKLKERNEEKIKEMDESKTNKPQEVFLMEGKEKIFKNPAAPEVEKNLLFSADARVSRAREAYCVSQKEETQLMTESDESPSAIEMEEIPKAKVSMVPWSRKGRCEPSSSSEDSAPHVELRQEEEQGKPSPEGTESILSEEPEMESLYPHFDSLTGSGGTKNEATSQESAGSTFSQELLDLYTLNLHRIEKDVQRCDRNYWYFTPANLEKLRNIMCSYIWRHLDIGYVQGMCDLLAPLLVILDDEAMAFSCFTELMKRMNQNFPHGGAMDTHFANMRSLIQILDSELFELMHQNGDYTHFYFCYRWFLLDFKRELVYEDVFAVWETIWAAKYVSSSHFVLFIALALVEIYRDIILENNMDFTDIIKFFNEMAEHHNIKQILTLARDLVCKVQMLIENK, from the exons GTGAAGCAGATTATGGAGGAAGCTGTCACCAGGAAATTTGTTCACGAAGACAGCAGCCACATTGTGTCCTTTTGTG CTGCAGTGGAGGCATGTGTCCTCCATGGGCTGAAACGACGAGCTGCAGGCTTTCTCCGCAGCAACAAGATAGCGGCCCTCTTCATGAAGGTGGGGAAAAGTTTTGCCCCAGCCGAGGAGCTGTGCAGGAAGGCCCAGGAGCTTGAGCAGATCATCGAGACAAA ACGAAGTCAAAGCTTACAAAGTCAAGACAGCCTTCGCAAGATGCCCCGACTGCCCAGCCTTACCCCTCAGGGAGTCAAGAACTTGTGGATCCGGACAGCTTTGTTTGAGAAGGTGCTGGACAAGATTGTCCTCTACCTGGTGGAGAACAGCAG TAAATACTACGAGAAAGAGGCCGTTCTAATGGACCCCGTAGACGGACCTATCCTTGCCTCTCTGTTAG TTGGACCTTGTGCTTTGGAGTACACAAAGATGAAGACAGCTGACCACTTCTGGACAGACCCGTCTGCTGACGAGTTGGTGCAAAGACATCGCATCCACGGTGGCCACTCCAGGCAGGATTCTCCCACCAAGAGGCCTGCACTGTGT ATCCAGAAGCGGCACTCAAGCAGCAGCATGGACGAACGCCCTTCCCCCTCACCATCAGCTCGTGAATATGTGGAGTCACTGCATCAAAACAGCAGGGCGACCCTATTGTTCGGCAAAAACAACGTGCTTGTACAACCG AGGGACGACATGGAGGCGATCCCAGGTTACCTCTCTCTGCACCAGACTGCTGACATCATGACACTGAAGTGGACGCCCAATCAGCTCATGAACGGCTCTGTTGGAGACTTGGACTATGAACGCAG TGTATACTGGGACTATGCCATGACTATCCCTCTAGGGGAGATAGTTTACTTGCACTGTCATCAACAAG TGGACAGTGGGGGGACGGTGGTGCTGGTCAGTCAGGATGGGATCCAAAGACCTCCACTTCGCTTCCCCAGAGGAGGCCACTTGCTCCAGTTCCTCTCCTGCCTGGAGAACGGCCTTCTTCCCCACGGCCAGCTGGACCCTCCGCTCTGGTCCCAGAGGGGAAAG GGAAAGGTGTTTCCTAAGCTACGGAAGAGAGTTCCTCAGGGATCTGGATCCTCAGACTCAGTCTCAGATAAGGAGGAGGACGAGGCCACAGACTATGTCTTTCGCATCCTCTTTCCAAACAGCCAGTCTGAGTTTG TGACTGTAACTCATCCTCCCCGTCTGACTTCTTCCCTCTCCCTTCAACTGAGTGGATATTCCCGCTCCAAAACAGGGACCCTGGTTGTCCCCAAGAGGTCCTGCAGCTGTCCTGAAGAATCCCCCTCACTCATAGGAAGCATCT TGACTCCTCCAGACTTGATGGATCAGGGAGCTACAATGTGGCATCCCACTCTAAGGAAGTCCTCGTGTTCCTCTTGTTCTCAGGGGAGCTTCTCTGACGGGGCGATGCCCAAGGGTTGCAACCACGAGAG GACTcctctgaagctgctgtgcGACAACATGAAGTATCAGATCATCTCTCGGGCATTTTATGGCT GGTTGGCATACTGCCGTCACCTGTCTACTGTGCGTACACACCTCTCCGCCCTCGTCAATCACACCATTGTGGCGCCCGACGTGCCGTGTGATGCCTACAAAGGGCTCACCACAGAAGTGTGGCAGACATTCCTCCAGGACTGCACA GCCTACGAGGAGCAGGAGCTGCTTCGCCTGGTCTACTTTGGTGGTGTGGACCCCTCCCTGCGTAAAGAGGTGTGGCCTTTCCTGCTGGGTCATTACCAGTTTGGGATGTCAGAAGACGAGAGGAAGGAG GTGGATGAACAGGTCAGAGTGTGCTACCAGCAGACCATGTGCGAGTGGCTCGGCTGTGAGGAGATCGTCCGCCAGCGGGAGAAGGAGCAGCATGCTGCAGCTTTAGCAAAGTGCTCTTCTGGGGCGAGCATGGACAGTTCCAGTCAGAAGATGATCCATCATGACTCCACTGTGAGCAATGAG TCCCAGTCCTCCCAGAGCTCAGACAGGCAGAGTCTGGCTCGCCTGCAGAGtgactccagcagcagcacacag GTGTTTGAGTCCGTAGAGGAGGTTGACCAGATCGAGACGGAGCCCAAGACCGAAGAGACCAAACAGGTGCCAAAGATGCCCAACGGAGCTCTGCAGAACGGGACGAGCTCTCCGGATTCTGGGCACCCCTCCTCCCGCAACTTCTCTGTCACCTCTGGCCTGTCCGACGGCTCGCTCAGCACAGAGGACAGCGCTGCACCTGATACAACCCCGAGATCTGCAGCTGTCCCTCAGTCATCACAGAGCCCTGTCAAACCTGCAGGGTTAGAGGGAGAaggtctgacagaggaaatgCACAGCCAGGAGAAAGCTGAAGGGAAGgacaaagagcaggaggagggaaaagcATCTGATGTGACCGTGACAGCAGAAAATATCAAGGCTGAGGTGATAGACGATAACGTGACTCAACCATTGAAAGAGGGGCAGGTGATGGCCGACAAAGAGACATGTTTGCAacctgaaaaacaggaaaatgttgaGGAGTCAGAAGCTACCAAAACAGAGGACACCAAGATTGAAGATAAAGGCTTGGATACAGACATTAAAGGAGTTAAATCTTTAGAgtcaggagaaacagaaagagaaatgtcCGTTGAGGATGCAACGATGGTGTCAGCAGCTGCTACAGAATCCAAAGGAGACCTCGCTGAACAAAGCCtcaaaaaagaagggagaaTTGAGGAAACATCAAAgctcaaagaaagaaatgaggaaaagaTAAAGGAAATGGATGaatcaaagacaaacaaaccacaGGAGGTTTTTTTGAtggaagggaaagaaaaaatattcaaaaatccTGCGGCTCCTGAAGTGGAAAAGAACCTCCTTTTCTCAGCAGATGCCAGGGTCTCGAGAGCAAGAGAAGCCTACTGCGTATCTCAGAAAGAGGAGACTCAGCTCATGACTGAATCTGATGAGTCTCCCTCAGCCATAGAGATGGAGGAGATCCCCAAAGCCAAAGTTTCCATGGTGCCTTGGAGCAGGAAGGGACGTTGTGAACCCTCGTCTTCCTCTGAGGACTCAGCCCCTCACGTGGAGctcaggcaggaggaggagcagggaaaGCCCAGTCCAGAGGGCACAGAGTCCATCCTGTCAGAGGAGCCGGAGATGGAGAGCCTGTACCCTCACTTTGATTCTCTGACCGGGTCTGGAGGCACCAAGAATGAAGCCACCTCTCAAGAATCTGCCGGGAGTACCTTTTCT caaGAGCTTTTGGACTTGTACACACTCAATCTACACCGCATTGAAAAGGACGTCCAGCGCTGTGACAGGAACTACTGGTACTTCACTCCTGCCAACCTGGAGAAACTGCGCAACATTATGTGCAG CTATATCTGGAGGCACCTTGACATCGGTTACGTACAGGGCATGTGTGATCTCCTGGCTCCACTACTAGTCATTCTGGATGATG AGGCCATGGCCTTCAGCTGTTTCACTGAACTCATGAAGAGAATGAATCAAAACTTTCCACATGGAGGAGCTATGGATACTCACTTTGCCAACATGCGCTCTCTAATCCAG ATCCTGGATTCTGAGCTGTTTGAGCTAATGCACCAAAACGGAGACTACACCCACTTCTACTTCTGCTACCGCTGGTTTCTCCTAGACTTCAAGCGGG AGCTGGTATATGAGGACGTGTTTGCAGTCTGGGAAACCATCTGGGCAGCCAAGTATGTCTCCTCTAGTCATTTTGTCCTCTTCATTGCACTGGCACTGGTGGAGATCTACAGGGACATCATCCTGGAGAACAACATGGACTTCACTGACATCATAAAGTTCTTCAATG aaaTGGCTGAGCACCACAACATAAAGCAGATTTTGACCCTGGCCAGAGATCTGGTGTGCAAGGTGCAGATGCTGATTGAGAACAAGTGA
- the sgsm1a gene encoding small G protein signaling modulator 1 isoform X1, which produces MATIMAEAETRQRLLRTVKKEVKQIMEEAVTRKFVHEDSSHIVSFCAAVEACVLHGLKRRAAGFLRSNKIAALFMKVGKSFAPAEELCRKAQELEQIIETKRSQSLQSQDSLRKMPRLPSLTPQGVKNLWIRTALFEKVLDKIVLYLVENSSKYYEKEAVLMDPVDGPILASLLVGPCALEYTKMKTADHFWTDPSADELVQRHRIHGGHSRQDSPTKRPALCIQKRHSSSSMDERPSPSPSAREYVESLHQNSRATLLFGKNNVLVQPRDDMEAIPGYLSLHQTADIMTLKWTPNQLMNGSVGDLDYERSVYWDYAMTIPLGEIVYLHCHQQVDSGGTVVLVSQDGIQRPPLRFPRGGHLLQFLSCLENGLLPHGQLDPPLWSQRGKGKVFPKLRKRVPQGSGSSDSVSDKEEDEATDYVFRILFPNSQSEFVTVTHPPRLTSSLSLQLSGYSRSKTGTLVVPKRSCSCPEESPSLIGSILTPPDLMDQGATMWHPTLRKSSCSSCSQGSFSDGAMPKGCNHERTPLKLLCDNMKYQIISRAFYGWLAYCRHLSTVRTHLSALVNHTIVAPDVPCDAYKGLTTEVWQTFLQDCTAYEEQELLRLVYFGGVDPSLRKEVWPFLLGHYQFGMSEDERKEVDEQVRVCYQQTMCEWLGCEEIVRQREKEQHAAALAKCSSGASMDSSSQKMIHHDSTVSNESQSSQSSDRQSLARLQSDSSSSTQLFTSSHPFPWSSLLPFGLFFQVFESVEEVDQIETEPKTEETKQVPKMPNGALQNGTSSPDSGHPSSRNFSVTSGLSDGSLSTEDSAAPDTTPRSAAVPQSSQSPVKPAGLEGEGLTEEMHSQEKAEGKDKEQEEGKASDVTVTAENIKAEVIDDNVTQPLKEGQVMADKETCLQPEKQENVEESEATKTEDTKIEDKGLDTDIKGVKSLESGETEREMSVEDATMVSAAATESKGDLAEQSLKKEGRIEETSKLKERNEEKIKEMDESKTNKPQEVFLMEGKEKIFKNPAAPEVEKNLLFSADARVSRAREAYCVSQKEETQLMTESDESPSAIEMEEIPKAKVSMVPWSRKGRCEPSSSSEDSAPHVELRQEEEQGKPSPEGTESILSEEPEMESLYPHFDSLTGSGGTKNEATSQESAGSTFSQELLDLYTLNLHRIEKDVQRCDRNYWYFTPANLEKLRNIMCSYIWRHLDIGYVQGMCDLLAPLLVILDDEAMAFSCFTELMKRMNQNFPHGGAMDTHFANMRSLIQILDSELFELMHQNGDYTHFYFCYRWFLLDFKRELVYEDVFAVWETIWAAKYVSSSHFVLFIALALVEIYRDIILENNMDFTDIIKFFNEMAEHHNIKQILTLARDLVCKVQMLIENK; this is translated from the exons GTGAAGCAGATTATGGAGGAAGCTGTCACCAGGAAATTTGTTCACGAAGACAGCAGCCACATTGTGTCCTTTTGTG CTGCAGTGGAGGCATGTGTCCTCCATGGGCTGAAACGACGAGCTGCAGGCTTTCTCCGCAGCAACAAGATAGCGGCCCTCTTCATGAAGGTGGGGAAAAGTTTTGCCCCAGCCGAGGAGCTGTGCAGGAAGGCCCAGGAGCTTGAGCAGATCATCGAGACAAA ACGAAGTCAAAGCTTACAAAGTCAAGACAGCCTTCGCAAGATGCCCCGACTGCCCAGCCTTACCCCTCAGGGAGTCAAGAACTTGTGGATCCGGACAGCTTTGTTTGAGAAGGTGCTGGACAAGATTGTCCTCTACCTGGTGGAGAACAGCAG TAAATACTACGAGAAAGAGGCCGTTCTAATGGACCCCGTAGACGGACCTATCCTTGCCTCTCTGTTAG TTGGACCTTGTGCTTTGGAGTACACAAAGATGAAGACAGCTGACCACTTCTGGACAGACCCGTCTGCTGACGAGTTGGTGCAAAGACATCGCATCCACGGTGGCCACTCCAGGCAGGATTCTCCCACCAAGAGGCCTGCACTGTGT ATCCAGAAGCGGCACTCAAGCAGCAGCATGGACGAACGCCCTTCCCCCTCACCATCAGCTCGTGAATATGTGGAGTCACTGCATCAAAACAGCAGGGCGACCCTATTGTTCGGCAAAAACAACGTGCTTGTACAACCG AGGGACGACATGGAGGCGATCCCAGGTTACCTCTCTCTGCACCAGACTGCTGACATCATGACACTGAAGTGGACGCCCAATCAGCTCATGAACGGCTCTGTTGGAGACTTGGACTATGAACGCAG TGTATACTGGGACTATGCCATGACTATCCCTCTAGGGGAGATAGTTTACTTGCACTGTCATCAACAAG TGGACAGTGGGGGGACGGTGGTGCTGGTCAGTCAGGATGGGATCCAAAGACCTCCACTTCGCTTCCCCAGAGGAGGCCACTTGCTCCAGTTCCTCTCCTGCCTGGAGAACGGCCTTCTTCCCCACGGCCAGCTGGACCCTCCGCTCTGGTCCCAGAGGGGAAAG GGAAAGGTGTTTCCTAAGCTACGGAAGAGAGTTCCTCAGGGATCTGGATCCTCAGACTCAGTCTCAGATAAGGAGGAGGACGAGGCCACAGACTATGTCTTTCGCATCCTCTTTCCAAACAGCCAGTCTGAGTTTG TGACTGTAACTCATCCTCCCCGTCTGACTTCTTCCCTCTCCCTTCAACTGAGTGGATATTCCCGCTCCAAAACAGGGACCCTGGTTGTCCCCAAGAGGTCCTGCAGCTGTCCTGAAGAATCCCCCTCACTCATAGGAAGCATCT TGACTCCTCCAGACTTGATGGATCAGGGAGCTACAATGTGGCATCCCACTCTAAGGAAGTCCTCGTGTTCCTCTTGTTCTCAGGGGAGCTTCTCTGACGGGGCGATGCCCAAGGGTTGCAACCACGAGAG GACTcctctgaagctgctgtgcGACAACATGAAGTATCAGATCATCTCTCGGGCATTTTATGGCT GGTTGGCATACTGCCGTCACCTGTCTACTGTGCGTACACACCTCTCCGCCCTCGTCAATCACACCATTGTGGCGCCCGACGTGCCGTGTGATGCCTACAAAGGGCTCACCACAGAAGTGTGGCAGACATTCCTCCAGGACTGCACA GCCTACGAGGAGCAGGAGCTGCTTCGCCTGGTCTACTTTGGTGGTGTGGACCCCTCCCTGCGTAAAGAGGTGTGGCCTTTCCTGCTGGGTCATTACCAGTTTGGGATGTCAGAAGACGAGAGGAAGGAG GTGGATGAACAGGTCAGAGTGTGCTACCAGCAGACCATGTGCGAGTGGCTCGGCTGTGAGGAGATCGTCCGCCAGCGGGAGAAGGAGCAGCATGCTGCAGCTTTAGCAAAGTGCTCTTCTGGGGCGAGCATGGACAGTTCCAGTCAGAAGATGATCCATCATGACTCCACTGTGAGCAATGAG TCCCAGTCCTCCCAGAGCTCAGACAGGCAGAGTCTGGCTCGCCTGCAGAGtgactccagcagcagcacacag TTATTCACATCCTCCCATCCCTTCCCCTGGAGTAGTCTGCTTCCCTTTGGCTTGTTCTTTCAGGTGTTTGAGTCCGTAGAGGAGGTTGACCAGATCGAGACGGAGCCCAAGACCGAAGAGACCAAACAGGTGCCAAAGATGCCCAACGGAGCTCTGCAGAACGGGACGAGCTCTCCGGATTCTGGGCACCCCTCCTCCCGCAACTTCTCTGTCACCTCTGGCCTGTCCGACGGCTCGCTCAGCACAGAGGACAGCGCTGCACCTGATACAACCCCGAGATCTGCAGCTGTCCCTCAGTCATCACAGAGCCCTGTCAAACCTGCAGGGTTAGAGGGAGAaggtctgacagaggaaatgCACAGCCAGGAGAAAGCTGAAGGGAAGgacaaagagcaggaggagggaaaagcATCTGATGTGACCGTGACAGCAGAAAATATCAAGGCTGAGGTGATAGACGATAACGTGACTCAACCATTGAAAGAGGGGCAGGTGATGGCCGACAAAGAGACATGTTTGCAacctgaaaaacaggaaaatgttgaGGAGTCAGAAGCTACCAAAACAGAGGACACCAAGATTGAAGATAAAGGCTTGGATACAGACATTAAAGGAGTTAAATCTTTAGAgtcaggagaaacagaaagagaaatgtcCGTTGAGGATGCAACGATGGTGTCAGCAGCTGCTACAGAATCCAAAGGAGACCTCGCTGAACAAAGCCtcaaaaaagaagggagaaTTGAGGAAACATCAAAgctcaaagaaagaaatgaggaaaagaTAAAGGAAATGGATGaatcaaagacaaacaaaccacaGGAGGTTTTTTTGAtggaagggaaagaaaaaatattcaaaaatccTGCGGCTCCTGAAGTGGAAAAGAACCTCCTTTTCTCAGCAGATGCCAGGGTCTCGAGAGCAAGAGAAGCCTACTGCGTATCTCAGAAAGAGGAGACTCAGCTCATGACTGAATCTGATGAGTCTCCCTCAGCCATAGAGATGGAGGAGATCCCCAAAGCCAAAGTTTCCATGGTGCCTTGGAGCAGGAAGGGACGTTGTGAACCCTCGTCTTCCTCTGAGGACTCAGCCCCTCACGTGGAGctcaggcaggaggaggagcagggaaaGCCCAGTCCAGAGGGCACAGAGTCCATCCTGTCAGAGGAGCCGGAGATGGAGAGCCTGTACCCTCACTTTGATTCTCTGACCGGGTCTGGAGGCACCAAGAATGAAGCCACCTCTCAAGAATCTGCCGGGAGTACCTTTTCT caaGAGCTTTTGGACTTGTACACACTCAATCTACACCGCATTGAAAAGGACGTCCAGCGCTGTGACAGGAACTACTGGTACTTCACTCCTGCCAACCTGGAGAAACTGCGCAACATTATGTGCAG CTATATCTGGAGGCACCTTGACATCGGTTACGTACAGGGCATGTGTGATCTCCTGGCTCCACTACTAGTCATTCTGGATGATG AGGCCATGGCCTTCAGCTGTTTCACTGAACTCATGAAGAGAATGAATCAAAACTTTCCACATGGAGGAGCTATGGATACTCACTTTGCCAACATGCGCTCTCTAATCCAG ATCCTGGATTCTGAGCTGTTTGAGCTAATGCACCAAAACGGAGACTACACCCACTTCTACTTCTGCTACCGCTGGTTTCTCCTAGACTTCAAGCGGG AGCTGGTATATGAGGACGTGTTTGCAGTCTGGGAAACCATCTGGGCAGCCAAGTATGTCTCCTCTAGTCATTTTGTCCTCTTCATTGCACTGGCACTGGTGGAGATCTACAGGGACATCATCCTGGAGAACAACATGGACTTCACTGACATCATAAAGTTCTTCAATG aaaTGGCTGAGCACCACAACATAAAGCAGATTTTGACCCTGGCCAGAGATCTGGTGTGCAAGGTGCAGATGCTGATTGAGAACAAGTGA